A stretch of DNA from Enterococcus gilvus ATCC BAA-350:
TGAAAAAAATACGGCCTTTTCTTCTAAACAACTGACCGTTGCTGCGCATATCGATGACGAGGTCACAGAAGAACAAATGGAAGATATCTTAAATTACATTGATTTTATTAAGCTGAAGCATGCAAAGAAGGATTGATGAGATGGATAAAGCAGAGAAATTGATGGCTGACTTTCAAGGGATCGATTATACTTTTGAGCCTGCTATGCCAGACGGATTGAAGGGCCTATGCATTGATGATCAGGTTTATTTGAACCCGCGACAGTCGCCTGAAGAATTGACAGAGACAGTCGCAGAAGAAATTGCCCACTATTTGACGAGTGTTGGTGATATCACCAGTCAAGATACGAATGAAAAACGAAAGCAAGAGCAGAAGGCCCGCGACGTCGGTGCCACATTGGTCGTCACGCCACAGGATATCATTGACTGCCATAAGGAACATTTTTCGGCGGTCTGGGAATGCGCCGATTACCTAGGGATCACGAAAAGAGCCTTCGAGCATGCTGTCAGAGTCTACGCAAGAATGTATGAAGAAGGCTTGTCCTATAAAAATTACCGCATCCTTTTTCGGGCAGATGGCACGATAGGCGTCTTTGAATTTTTTGAATAGAAAAGAAAAACACCGACCTCCACGTTTGCGAAGGTCGGTGTTTATTTACATAATAGGTTCGACGAGATCACCGTAACTAATGACCGTTGTGAAATCAATTAAATCTTCGGTTTCACTTTTAATTATTTTTACGATCGCAGAATTGTTCAGCTTGTTCTTTACAATCCCTAGTTGCGTTTCCTGGTTATATTCGAAAAATACTTCTTGACCGATCGAGAAGCGTTCCCCTAACGATGAGGGTTGTGGAGATTTGAATCCATAGGTGCTTGCCATATGTGAATATCCTCCTTCAAATAATTATAGAAAAAAAGAAGACCGTTTCCGATCTTCTTCGTTATCTGTCGATTAAACAAATTAGTCTTTTGTGATGTTTGTAGCTTGTAAGCCGCGTTGGCCTTCTTCTACATCATAAGAAACTGCTTGGCCTTCGTCCAAAGTTTTGAATCCGTCGCCTTGGATAGCTGAGAAATGAGCAAATACGTCATTGCCATCTTCACCTGTAATAAAACCAAAACCTTTGTCTGCGTTAAACCATTTTACTGTACCTTTATTCATAATAAAGTACCTCCAATTACACATCAAGTGTGTTTATTTGTAATAAAGAATGACGTGTAAAAAAAAGTATCTTAGAAAAGCTAGATAAACAACTAGTCACATATCAAAGTATTACTCAGTTACTATATCACGGATAGATAGTAAAAGCAAAAAAACATGAACATTTCCTGAATTAATTGTTTCAAACATTAAGTTTTGCTTCTTTTTCTTAAGAACTGTTCCCAAACACGACAACGTATCTTTCCTCATTCAAACGAAAAAAACCGTTGACGTTTCTCTCTGTTTTTAGTCCTTTTACCGTAAACACGAACGATTAATTGAGGAAGGAGAATAAAAAAATCCGACGCCCCCCTCGACAGATCTTCTCTGGAATAGCGTTCGTCGGATGTAGCGTTTATATTGGCGGGAATGTGTGGGTTTAAATGTAGAGTTTAACCGGATTTATCATGGCTTTAAAAATCAACAATTCTTATTCAATTTCACTTAACTGTGAGGCGTATTTCAATAAACTCCAAACATTCAGTATGATAAAAACAAAGAAAAAAAGCCGGACGCATCCGACTTTTTTAGGTGCAAACCGAAGTAATACACCGCTATTTGGTATATTAATGGTACCATGAGCTATTTATAGAGTAAAGTAAAAAATTCTAGCCGTTTGAAATATACTCTTTTAACCCATTTATTTTCTTCCTAGCATCTGTTCCTAATATTTCACTATATGCTTTCATCGGAATAGATGAATATAGTAGCTCTCTTTTTTTATCAAACTGTGATACTACGCGGTTCAGTTCCGTTTTTGTCGTATGCTGCTTTTTCATTAAAAATATAAGCAGTATTAAAAAGTCTACTATGCTTTCAAAATCAATGTTTTTTATCCCTGTAGTATTTTCTAAATAACTTATAAGTTGAGAAGAAAAATTACTGTTATTAAATCTGCAATCAAAAATCATAGAATTATGCATTGTTGCATTTCTAATACCTGTTAAACAGAAAATAATATTTTCTAACATTCTACCATTTTGATTAAAACCAGTATGATGCACTATCTTGAGAATTAAACTAAATGCAACTGAAATCAAAAAAATCCGACAAACATTTAACAGAAAGCGCTCTGTATCAATGTTTGTCGGACATAATAATCATATTGGCGGGAATGTGTGGGAATCGAACCCACCCAAGAAGCTCTTAACTCCTCATACTGGTTTTGAAGACCAGAGGGAACACCAGAACCCATCCACTCCCGAAACAAAACAATCATACCATTCATTCAAAGGGGAATCAATAACAATTTCATAAGAAAAAAAGAAAGAATTTCCCCTCTCTGAGAAACTTCTTTCTTTTAAAAAATGACTAACTAATTGGTTTAAGCCTTTACCGCTTCTACTGCTGCTGCTCGGAGAATTCGTTGATTTCTTTGTTTAGGAAGTAGGAGATCGTGGTCCGAATCAAGACGATCAATCCTAGCTTGAGAATGTCTTGGAATGTCGGATTAATGATTGTTTCAATAATATCGGCGACGATAAGAAATTCTAGGCTTAAAAGTATATAGCTGCCCAGATAGGCTTTAATGTATTTGATCTTGTGCAGCGTAGATAACTGGCTGGATTCTTTTCCTCGCTGCAGCAGCTTCATAAATGAAAAAACCGCCCCGTACAAAATAATGCAGATCGATAAAATATCCAATAACAGCACGATTGGATGAAAAATAATTGGAATCAACTTTTCCAAGGTTGCCATAGTTGCCTCACCTTTCTTTTTTTGCTCCTCTCTATTTTACCAAAGGCCTCCCTAACTTACCTAATGATAGCCTTGCGGGGATTAGACTCCTTCTTCTTTAATGAGACATGAAAAAAGCCAAACCCTGCGGCACTTTCTTTTTGGAAAGTTTTTCAGCGTTTGGCTTTATATTTGTAAAGTATTTTTTGATTTTTCTTTACAGTTGGAAACTATTGGATCGGTGGATAAAGGGCTGTGGTCGTTTTATTGCCATTCTTCGAGTAAAGGCTGGTTGATTGGCCGCCCTTCTCTTTTTCGATCTCCGCGTTCTTTTTATCCAGATCGTGATAGTCGTATTTCTTCGGATCAACAGGCGTGAACCCTTCTGGAGTATAGAAGCGCAGCAGATTTTCTTGGTTCAGCTTGTCGGACAGGCTCAGCGCTTGCTTGACTTGCTTTTGTTCCTTGTCGATCTGAGGTTGGATACCCAGTGCCTGAGGATCGACCTTTTCACCCGTCTTCGTATCGTAGGTGTCGCCGCCTAATTCCGTATACGCAGGTGAAACGAAATCACCATTACGGAAAGCCACGGTTTGATCATGTTTTGGAGAAAACAGATCGGTTCCGAATTGAATGTATTTTTGATTGTCGATTCCCATCAAATGCAGGAGAGTGGGCAAAACGTCGATCTCCCCGCCGTACTGATGTTGGATACCGCCATTTGTATAGCCTGGGATATGGAACATCAATGGCACCCGCTGCATTTGAGAATCGTCAAATTTATCCCAAGTCGTAGAATCTTTTCCGATTGCCTTTGCGAGGTCTTTATTGTTGCTGTCAGAGATCCCAAAGTGGTCGCCGTAAATCATAAAGATCGAGTTTTGATAAATGCCTGACGCTTTTAAATAGTCAAAGAATTGGCGCAGCGATTCATCCAAGTAATGCGCTGTCCGAACATAATCATCGACAGTGCTGTTGCCCGTCTTCAATGCAGGGAAATTAAAGTTCTTTCCATCCGTCAAATAAGGCGTGTGGTTGGTAACAGTCAAGAATTTTGAGTAAAACGGTTGTTGCAGGTGTTCTAGATGCCCTACCGTCTCCTTCAGCATATCCTTGTCTAAGATCCCGTAGCCCAGATTTTCATCCGACTGATTGAAGTAGGAGCGGTCGAAGAAATTTTGATAACCGAGATTTTTATAGACGTGGTCGCGATTCCAGAAGCTGCCGACATTTCCGTGGAACACGGCGCTAGTGTAGCCTGCCTGCTGCTGTAAGATCGCTGGAGCGGCCTGGAACGTATTGTCCGAGCCTAGTTGTGTAAACAGCGAACCTTGCGGCAACCCAAACGTACCTGTTTCCAGCATATTTTCTGCGTCACTGGTTTTCCCTTGGCCGACTTCATGGAAGAAATTATCAAAGGCCAGTGTTTGTTTATTGTCATTTTCTAAGCTGTTTAAGAACGGCGTTACTTCTTGTCCATCCACTTTCATATTGATCAAAAATTGCTGGAAGCTTTCCAAATGGATCACGATGATATTTTTTCCCTTCGCGATCCCGTACTTGCTTTGATCAGGCGCCGCATAGTGGGATTTGGTATATTTCAAAATATCCGTTAATCCGTTGCTTGAAGCGTGGGCACGCACACTGTTCGTTTGCTCCGTCTTGATGCCGTCATACACGGTAAAGGCGTCCAATCCCAAATATTTTACAATATAGGAACGGTCAAAGGTCCGTTGCAATAATTGTGGCCGATCGGCTTCACTCATGGATAGGTTGATTGAGAAGGTCAACGCGGCCAAACAGCTCACTGCGATGGCGACGGTTTTTTTGGCAGGCTTGCTGACGATTTCTTTGCGCTTGGCAAAGAGGTAAATCAGAATCCCTAAAAATACTGCCAAATCGATCCAGTACAACACATCATGGGGCTTCATCAAGGCAAAGGAGCTGCCGGAGATGCCTTGCGACACTTTAGAAAAGCCTAAAATCGATTTGATCGTCACAAAATCGGTGAATTCACGATAGAAGATCACGTTCAAATAGAGGATCACGGTGTTCAACAGATCCATCAAGAACAAGACCACCAGAGCCGGCTTGAACTTTTTGACGTACAAAAACACGCCAAACATCAACAAGGTTGTAGCGATTGGATTGATCCACAAAATGAAGGTTTGAACGGACCCCTCTACACCTAATGAAAAATCTACGTAATAGGCTAAAATCGTCTTCGCCCAAAAGAGCACACTCGCTGTCAGTAAAATCACCCAGCGGTTGCTAAAAGCTTTTTTTACCCGGTTCATCCGGAACACTTCTTTCTCTATTAAATTGTCCGTATCTACTATAGAGCAGATTTTAAAAAAATGCATTTTAAATTAAGCTTCATCGCTCAATTTTACATTTTGAACGTAAAACTTTTTTTTACGTTCAAAATGCAAAGAAAAATCCCGATATACTTGCTTTTTGTAGCGTCCCTTACCCACTTTCAAAGACATAAAAAATTCACATTCTTAAGAAACTGGGATAAAATAACAAAAAATCCGGCATTGCCGGATTTTTGTTACCCCTCGCGTTTCATCACGATTCCTGTATAGATCCACACTGTCAATAAATAATAGACAAAGTATAGCACGAAGAAAATCAGGAATGGCAGCCAGAGATTGCTGTAGGGATCACTTAGGAGCGTGTTGAACATTTGCAGTCCAAAGAGCACGTGGGTCACCCCTAACAGTCCTGGGACTAAGAAAAGAATGCCGATCTCTTTGCGAATGGATTGCTTTAAGAGCTTTTGGCGTGCGCCGATTTTTTCCAGCATGCTGTATCGTTGGATATCGCTTTTGGCTCCTGACAAGATCTTGAACATCAGGCAGCTTGCCAGCATCGTCAAAAAGGCGATCCCTAAGAAGAAGCCCATAAATTCAAAGCCTGAGAACAAGGCGTTGTATAGCTCATAGACCAAAGCTTTTTGGCTCATGCCTCCCATATCCTTGTCTAATGTCGGATTTTTTTGGAAGTTCTCATTGGCTAGTTTTGTCAAGGCGTCTCGGTCTTTCTCGAAGTCCTTCACCGTGATCAGACGTAATTCCGTTGTTTTTCCCGGCAACGCCGCAAATTCTTGATTGGAGACAAATTCATGCTTCTTGGCACTTTGTTCAGGCAATTCCAAAGCTCGGAGCTGGTCTGACGCAGTGACATCGCTGGCTAATTTCTCCCCATCAAAGCCAACCGTCTTTGTTTGACGGTTTGAGGTAAATATTTTGGTTTTGAAAGGTGTTTGATTGAATTGTTCCCGATCGTAATAAACGGTATCCTGGTCTTCTTTTTGCTGATACGCCACATCGGAAGAAGTCGAGAGCCCTTTTAAATCAGACGCGGTGAATTCCTGCCCATTGTTCAGCACAAGATCATAGGTTGAAGTGGCGTCCGTCATTTTCATGATCTCATTGTGGAAGCCCAACCCAACGGTGATCGCTCCTAATGCAAGAGCAAAGAGCATCGCCACCATGGATAAAATCCTCGTGTAATCCTGGATACGGAAGCTTAGTTGCGAGAGTGTGAAATTGTTCAATTTTTTCAACGCGATACTGTCCCGACGTTTCAACAGGTCTAAAACGAAGATCAGGATCGAATGGAAAACAAAATACGTTCCTAAAACAATCGTGATCAGGGCAGTGATCAAGGCGAAAAACGCCAAGGTCATGACTTGTGACATCATGAAATAGCCGATAGCCAGAAACGCGATGCCCGCAATTACCTCTAACAGCAGCGTAAACGGTTTGCGATTTGCCGGCATCGGTGTCTCGCCTGCTCGCAGCAATGTCAGGATCGGTTTTTTCACGATCGTCATGGCGTTGACAAAGGCTGCCAACAGAAAAATGACGGTGAAAAAAATCAATGTAAACAACGCTGCCGACGAACTGACGGCCGTGAAATGGGTAATCTTGATCGCCAACTGTTTGACCAATAATTGCTGGACGACACTGCTTAATCCAATGCCCAGCACGGTTCCAACGATGGTAGCACTGACGCCAACCACAAACGTCTCAATAAAGATCAGTTGAGCGATCTTGCGTCCTTTTGCCCCAAGCATCATGAACATCGCATAGTCCTTCTGGCGCATCGTCATCAAGAAGGAATTGGCATACAGAATGTAGACAAAGGTAATGATCGACAGCAAGACCGTTCCTAAATGAAAAATGAACACGATCGATTTGACCATGGAGTTGCTTTCTAAGAAGGCCGTATTTGTAGCCAAACCTTCAAACATATAAAAAATTCCTGAAGCGACGACTAAGCCGGAGAACAAAACGATATAATCACGCAGACGTCCTTTGATCCCAGTAAGTGATAATTTTAAAAGCATCGAACGGCACCCCCTACTGTTCCAAGTTCCCGAGAATACTTAAAATCTGACGATAAAAAGCTTCCCGCGTTTGATTTTCTCGTTTCACCTCTTGATAGATCACGCCATCTTTAATGAAGAGAATTCGTTGACAATAGCTGGCTGAGAAGGGATCGTGGGTCACTAAGAGAATCGATACTTGGTCCTTTTGGTTCAATTCCTCCATCGTGTCCAACAGATCCCGAGCGCTGTTTGAATCCAATGCTCCTGTGGGTTCATCCCCAAGCAAGATCGTCGGCTGTGTGATCAAGGCACGTGCTGCCGCCACACGTTGCTTTTGCCCGCCAGAGATTTGTGCAGGATAGCTGTTTAAGATCCCGTCAATCGACAAACGCTGCGCGACTTCTGAGACCCGTCGATGGATTTCTTTAGCCTTCACGCCCTGCAAGGACAAGGGCACAGCGATATTTTCCGCCGCCGTTAGATTTTCTAATAAATTAAAGTCTTGGAAGATGAAGCCGATCTCGCGGCTTCGAAAATCTGCCAATTGATTGCCAGACAATTTAGTGACATCGTCTTGGTTGATGCTGATTTGTCCTTCTGTCGGCTTGTCTAAAGTCGCTAATAAATTCAACAGCGTGGATTTTCCTGAGCCTGATGCGCCCATGATCCCGACGAATTCTCCTTTTTCTACTTCAAATGAAATGCCCTTTAAGGCTTCCGTTTTTTTCTGATTGCCTTTGCCGTAGGTTTTCTTTACGGCATCGACGGTTACGATTTTTTCCATGCTATCACTCCTACATTCATTTAAAAAATAACTTTCAGCACCGAAATGCTGAAAGTTTATACCTGTTTTCTGGCAGAATATTAAACGCCTAGTTTTTCTGCTGCTTTTTTGGGCAGTTCCTTTTGTTGGACCTCTTCATAGGAAGTGACCCCTTTGCTCTTGTTCCACGTTACTTTAAGAAAGGCCTCGCGTCGCAATGGACGATCTTTGTTGGCGTTGAAATCCAAGTCCTTTTTCTTGCCTTCCTTGTCATAGCCAGGCAATTCATATTTATAATCAACGAAATCATTGCCGCTATCGTCTTTCTCGTTGAGACGTTTCCCGTCTGTGGTGATCTGAACGTAGTAATCATCCCCGCTTTTCACAACTTTATCTGCTATTTGTAAGCCTACATAGGCGAGAACGATTAAACTAATCAAACCAATCAAAAATTTTTTCATCACTGATTGCTCCTTTTTTCTTTCTACGCCTACTATACAAACTTCCTGCAAAATCAACCATTGATAGAGCCTAAAAACACCTAACAGTTTTGTCATTTCAGTCATTTCCCGCAAAAAAACCAGCAG
This window harbors:
- a CDS encoding ImmA/IrrE family metallo-endopeptidase gives rise to the protein MDKAEKLMADFQGIDYTFEPAMPDGLKGLCIDDQVYLNPRQSPEELTETVAEEIAHYLTSVGDITSQDTNEKRKQEQKARDVGATLVVTPQDIIDCHKEHFSAVWECADYLGITKRAFEHAVRVYARMYEEGLSYKNYRILFRADGTIGVFEFFE
- a CDS encoding cold-shock protein, with product MNKGTVKWFNADKGFGFITGEDGNDVFAHFSAIQGDGFKTLDEGQAVSYDVEEGQRGLQATNITKD
- a CDS encoding DUF1622 domain-containing protein; translated protein: MATLEKLIPIIFHPIVLLLDILSICIILYGAVFSFMKLLQRGKESSQLSTLHKIKYIKAYLGSYILLSLEFLIVADIIETIINPTFQDILKLGLIVLIRTTISYFLNKEINEFSEQQQ
- a CDS encoding LTA synthase family protein gives rise to the protein MNRVKKAFSNRWVILLTASVLFWAKTILAYYVDFSLGVEGSVQTFILWINPIATTLLMFGVFLYVKKFKPALVVLFLMDLLNTVILYLNVIFYREFTDFVTIKSILGFSKVSQGISGSSFALMKPHDVLYWIDLAVFLGILIYLFAKRKEIVSKPAKKTVAIAVSCLAALTFSINLSMSEADRPQLLQRTFDRSYIVKYLGLDAFTVYDGIKTEQTNSVRAHASSNGLTDILKYTKSHYAAPDQSKYGIAKGKNIIVIHLESFQQFLINMKVDGQEVTPFLNSLENDNKQTLAFDNFFHEVGQGKTSDAENMLETGTFGLPQGSLFTQLGSDNTFQAAPAILQQQAGYTSAVFHGNVGSFWNRDHVYKNLGYQNFFDRSYFNQSDENLGYGILDKDMLKETVGHLEHLQQPFYSKFLTVTNHTPYLTDGKNFNFPALKTGNSTVDDYVRTAHYLDESLRQFFDYLKASGIYQNSIFMIYGDHFGISDSNNKDLAKAIGKDSTTWDKFDDSQMQRVPLMFHIPGYTNGGIQHQYGGEIDVLPTLLHLMGIDNQKYIQFGTDLFSPKHDQTVAFRNGDFVSPAYTELGGDTYDTKTGEKVDPQALGIQPQIDKEQKQVKQALSLSDKLNQENLLRFYTPEGFTPVDPKKYDYHDLDKKNAEIEKEKGGQSTSLYSKNGNKTTTALYPPIQ
- a CDS encoding FtsX-like permease family protein, whose product is MLLKLSLTGIKGRLRDYIVLFSGLVVASGIFYMFEGLATNTAFLESNSMVKSIVFIFHLGTVLLSIITFVYILYANSFLMTMRQKDYAMFMMLGAKGRKIAQLIFIETFVVGVSATIVGTVLGIGLSSVVQQLLVKQLAIKITHFTAVSSSAALFTLIFFTVIFLLAAFVNAMTIVKKPILTLLRAGETPMPANRKPFTLLLEVIAGIAFLAIGYFMMSQVMTLAFFALITALITIVLGTYFVFHSILIFVLDLLKRRDSIALKKLNNFTLSQLSFRIQDYTRILSMVAMLFALALGAITVGLGFHNEIMKMTDATSTYDLVLNNGQEFTASDLKGLSTSSDVAYQQKEDQDTVYYDREQFNQTPFKTKIFTSNRQTKTVGFDGEKLASDVTASDQLRALELPEQSAKKHEFVSNQEFAALPGKTTELRLITVKDFEKDRDALTKLANENFQKNPTLDKDMGGMSQKALVYELYNALFSGFEFMGFFLGIAFLTMLASCLMFKILSGAKSDIQRYSMLEKIGARQKLLKQSIRKEIGILFLVPGLLGVTHVLFGLQMFNTLLSDPYSNLWLPFLIFFVLYFVYYLLTVWIYTGIVMKREG
- a CDS encoding ABC transporter ATP-binding protein, translating into MEKIVTVDAVKKTYGKGNQKKTEALKGISFEVEKGEFVGIMGASGSGKSTLLNLLATLDKPTEGQISINQDDVTKLSGNQLADFRSREIGFIFQDFNLLENLTAAENIAVPLSLQGVKAKEIHRRVSEVAQRLSIDGILNSYPAQISGGQKQRVAAARALITQPTILLGDEPTGALDSNSARDLLDTMEELNQKDQVSILLVTHDPFSASYCQRILFIKDGVIYQEVKRENQTREAFYRQILSILGNLEQ
- a CDS encoding YxeA family protein; its protein translation is MKKFLIGLISLIVLAYVGLQIADKVVKSGDDYYVQITTDGKRLNEKDDSGNDFVDYKYELPGYDKEGKKKDLDFNANKDRPLRREAFLKVTWNKSKGVTSYEEVQQKELPKKAAEKLGV